The genomic stretch TTGCACATTTGGCACGGCGGGTGCTTAGGGTTGAGTGTCTTATCGACAGTTCAACAATAACAACGACCTTGGAGTACCCGCGATGACTCACACAGAGGTAAGAACCCCATCCAGCGCTACCAGCACCGTCAACGCATGGCTGCATGAGTTTGATGAAGCGCTGCAGGCACGGGATAGTCAGCGCGTGCTGACGCTATTCAACGACGAGTGCTACTGGCGCGATTTTCTGGCGTTTACCTGGAATCTAAAAACGTGCGAAGGCAAGGAGGAAATCCAGGCCATGCTCGATGCCACGCTGGCCCGCACGCGGCCTTCTCAGTGGCAGCTCGATGGGGAGGCCAGCGAAAACGGCGATACCATCGAGGCGTGGTTCACGTTCAAAACGGCCATTGCCAGCGGCAAAGGCTACCTGCGTTTGAAGAACGGCAAGTGTTGGACACTGCTCACTACTCACTACCATGCAGGCGTTGAACGACTTCCCCGAACCGCGCAATCACCATCGCCCCAAAGGGGCCGAACATGGTGCCAACAAACAGCGTGAAACCTGGCTGGAAGCCCGTGAACGTGAGGAAGCCGAGCTTGGTTACACGCGCCAGCCCTACTGCGTGATCATTGGTGGTGGCCAGGGCGGTATTGGCTTGGGGGCGCGGCTGAAACAGATGGGCGTGCCCACGATCATCATCGAGCGCAACGAGCGCGCGGGGGACTCTTGGCGCAAGCGCTATAAATCTCTCTGCTTGCACGACCCGGTATGGTACGACCACCTGCCTTACATCCCCTTCCCAGAAAACTGGCCGGTGTTTGCCCCGAAAGACAAAGTGGGCGATTGGCTGGAAATGTACACGAAAGTGATGGAGCTCAATTATTGGAGTTCCACTGAGTGTCAGAATGCACGCTTCGATGACGCCGCAGGTGAGTGGATCGTGAACGTGAAGCGCAATGGCGAAGAGATCACGCTACGTCCGAAACAGCTGGTGATGGCTACCGGGATGTCGGGGATGCCCAACGTGCCCAAGTTTGCAGGCGCGGAGAGCTTCGAGGGCGAGCAGCAGCACTCCAGCCAGCACCCAGGGCCGGATGCCTACGCCGGTAAAAAATGCGTGATCGTGGGCTCGAATAACTCGGCTCACGATATTGCTGCCGCGCTCTGGGAGCATGATGCCGATGTCACCATGCTTCAGCGCTCCTCGACCCATATCGTCAAGTCGGACTCATTGATGGAAGAAGTGCTGGGGCCGCTTTACTCGGAGGAGGCCGTCGCGGGCGGGTTGACCCACGAAAAAGCAGACCTACTGTTTGCCTCGATTCCTTACAAGGTGTTGCCCGATTTTCAACGTCCGGCGTTCGATGCCATCAAACGGCGGGATGCTGAATTTAACCAAAAGCTCGAAGACGCGGGCTTCATGCTCGACTTCGGTGACGATGAGTCTGGCCTGTTTTTGAAGTACCTGCGCCGTGGCTCGGGCTATTACATCGATGTGGGGGCCTGCGATCTGGTCGCCAATGGCGATATCAAGCTGCGCAGCGGTGTGGGTATCGAGCGGATCAATCCGCGCTCGATCACGCTCACCGACGGCAGCGAATTGGACGCTGATCTGATCGTCTACGCCACCGGCTATGGCTCGATGAATGGGTGGGCGGCTCGACTGATTTCTCAAGAGGTAGCGGACAAGGTGGGCAAATGTTGGGGATTAGGCTCTGACACCACCAAAGACCCCGGCCCGTGGGAAGGGGAGCTGCGCAATATGTGGAAGCCCACCCAACAAGAGGCGCTGTGGTTCCACGGTGGCAACCTGCACCAGTCCCGGCACTACTCTCACTATTTGGCGCTGCAGTTGAAGGCGCGTATGGAAGGACTAGATACCCCCGTCTATGGGCTGCAGCCGGTTCACCATGTGTCTTAAAAGCCATGTGTCTTAACAGAAAGGGCAACCTATGAGCCAGTCAACGGATCAATCACAGATGCAGGCCGCGGTGTGGTATGCGGCGAAAGATTTGCGCGTCGAACAGGTGCCGGTGCCGACCATCGATGACCCCCATGCGGTGAAAGTGAAAGTCGCCGCCTGCGGTATTTGCGGCAGCGATTTACACGAGTATGCCGCCGGGCCGATTTTTATTCCGGTAGGCAAACCGCACCCCATTAGCGGCGGCCAGGCACCGATCATTATGGGCCATGAGTTCGCAGGCGAAGTGGTCGAGGTTGGTGAGAAAGTGACTCGGGTGAAGGTAGGCGACCGCGTGGCCATTGAGCCGATCCTCTCGCCTAATAAAGATGGCGCTTATCAGATGGAGCGCTACAACCTGACGCCGCTACTCGGCTTTCACGGCCTTTCCGGCGGTGGCGGCGGATTCTCTGAGTTCACCGTGATGGGTGAGCACATGGTGCACAAACTGCCGGATGACCTTAGCTTCGAGCAGGGGGCGCTGGTCGAGCCTGCGGCGGTCGCGCTGCATGCAGTACGCCAGAGCAGCCTCAAAGCCGGGGATAGTGCCGTGGTGTTTGGTGCTGGGCCGATTGGCTTGATGACCATCGAAGCGCTCAAAGCCGCCGGGGCTGCACAGATTTATGCGGTCGAAGTCGCGCCTTCTCGTAAAGCCAAAGCCGAAGTGCTGGGCGCCATCGTCGTCGACCCACAGCAAGAAAACGCGGTGGAAAAACTGCACGCTTTGAGCGGCGGCGGGGTGGACGTGGCCTTCGAAGTGACCGGCATTCCCGCCGTGCTAAATCAAGCGCTGCACAGCACCCACGAGGGCGGCGAAGTGGTGGTGGTGAGTATTTGGGAGTCAGAGGCCAGTTTTCAGCCTAATGACTTGGTGATCAAAGAGCGCACCATGAAAGGCATTATTGCCTATCGCCATGTGTACCCAGCGGTGATGGCATTGATGCAGCGGGGCTACTTCCGCGCCGAGGATATGGTCACTCAACGCATTCCGCTGGCGGATATCGTGGAGGAGGGCTTCGAGGCGCTGTTGAACGATAAGGCGCAAGTCAAAATCATCGTTACGCCTTAATCCAACGTGGAGTTGCCATGTAAAGGCCATCCTTCGATGGCCTTTTTTGATGCGGCACCTTTGCGCGCAGGCCGCTATTCGGCATAGATCATTTTGCGTGTCATGCCGCCGTCGACGACGAAATTCTGGCCGGTAATAAAACCAGACTCTTTAGAGAGCAGAAAGTGAGTGAGTGAAGCGATGTCTTCGGGGGTACCCACGCGGCCAGCCGGGTGTTGTTCGCGATCGATATCCCGGTGCTCCACCGACTGCTGTCGGCTGGGTTTTTGCCAGTCGCCCACTTCGATCCAGCCGGGGCTGATAGCGTTGACGCGAACATCAGGCCCCAGGCTGACCGCCAGCGCATGCGTCAAGGCGACGATGCCGCCTTTGCTGGCGGCGTAGGCTTCAGTGTCCGGCTCGGATTGGATGGCGCGTGACGAAGCCATCAACACCATGCTGCCGCCGTGAGGACGTAAGTAGGCAGCGCCATGTTTGGCACACAAAAAGGCACCGGTGAGATTGGTGTCCAAGTAGGCCTGCCATGTCTCTAGCGAAAGCTGCTCCACCGGGCCATGAAAAGGGTCGGCAATGCCGGCGTTATGCACGATACCGTTTAGCTGCCCAAAGTGGTTGACACTTTTTTCGAGGCTGGCCATCACCTGGGCTTCATCGCTGACATCCGCTGTGAGAGTCAGCAGTTGCGACGGATGAGGCAGCCTTTGCGCAGCGGCGTCGAGGGCTTCGCCATCAATATCGGTAATGACGACACGGTGTCCCTTGGCCAAAAGGGTATGGGCAATGCCCAGACCGATGCCTTGGGCGCCACCGGTAACGTAGTAGGTGCAGGGTGAGGTCATGAGTGCGTTTCCAAAGTGGTTGAGTCGTAACCGGCTGCGAGTAGTGCAAATGTAAAATATCGATACAGCCAGCGACAGCACCCACATTAAGGCATACATTGACAGTAACTAAACGATCTTAGCGGCGCTATGCCCGATGGATAATATTGGCGGTTAGACACCTTTGAGGTTTCTGTCATGGTGGAGAGTGAACGAGCGCGGCTGCTGGCGTTACATAGTTTAGCCATTTTGGATACTCCGCCAGAGGAGCGCTTCGATCGGATCACCCGATTGGCTACTTCCATTTTTGACGTGGACATTGCGTTAGTGTCATTGGTCGATGAGGAGCGCCAGTGGTTCAAGTCACGTCAGGGCATTTCGCTGACGCAGACCTGCAGAAAGGAGTCTTTTTGCGCGCACGCCATTCAAGGAGAGAGCATCTTCGAGATAGAAGATGCCAGCCAAGATTCCCGCTTTGCTGACAATGTGCTGGTCACCGCCCGTCGCGGCATTCGCTTCTATGCAGGCGTGCCGCTGACCACTGCCAACGGCTTTCGAGTAGGCACCTTGTGTATCATCCACCCCGAGCCGCGCCGTTTGAGCCCTTCCCAGCGTCAGGTGTTGACCGACTTGGCGGCGTGCGTAGAAGATGAAATCAATCGAATTGGGCTGGAAAATGAGCTTACCAGGGTCAACGACGTTAAACGACAGTTGGCTGACGATGAATCTCGCCAGCGTTCACTGGTGGACGCATTGGCCGCACTTAACGATATCAGCACCTCTAATCATTTAGGTATCGATAGGCAATTTCAGGAAGCGTTGGCGTTGGGCTGTCGCTATCTCAATCTTCAAATTGGCATCATTAGCCGTATCCATAGAGGGGTATTCGAAGTCGTCGCCGTCACGGCGCCGAAGGATGTCACGCTGGCGGCCGGCCAGTGCTTGCCCTTGGCCAATACCTACTGTGACATGACGCTAAAAACCAGCGGTCTATTGGCCGTTCACGATACGACCGAGAGCGATCTTAGGCATCATCCGTGTTACGACACCTTCGGCCTCAAAGCGTATATGGGATCGTCGATTCAACTGGGTGATCAGCTCTTTGGAACGGTGAGCTTCTCTTCCGCCGATCCTCGCCAGCACCGTTTTGCTGAAACCGACACACTCTTCATCAAGCTATTGAGCCGTTGGATTGGCTCGGCGTTAGATCGGCAGCGAGTCGATGCACTGAAGAGCGAGTTCGTTTCCACGGTGAGCCATGAACTTCGTACCCCACTCACGGCCATGGCCGGCGGGTTGAAGCTAGTGCTGGGCGGTGCTACTGGAGAGCTACCCGAGAGCACCCACAAGATGCTCTCCATGGCATTGAAAAACGGCGAGCGGCTGTCTCTGTTGATCAATGATCTTTTGGATATCGAAAAACTCTTGGCGGGGCAGCTCAATGTTATTTGCCAGCCAAGAGAACTAGGAGAACTGCTCAAGGCTGCGCTACTTGAAAACCAGCCTTATGCCGATCAGCATGGCGTTGCTTTACGGTTGGAAACGCTATCGAAAGACCGTTTTATTAACGTCGATGTATTGCGCTTTCAGCAGGTCATGGCCAACTTACTCTCTAATGCTGCAAAGTTCTCTCGGCTTAACAGTGACGTCGTTATATATTGTGACGAGTTTGATAAAGAGATACGCATCAACGTAAAGGATAGCGGGTGCGGAATACCTGAGGCGTTTAGGGGACGGATTTTCCAAAAATTTTCGCAAGCAGATGCGAGTGATCGACGCGTTAAAGGAGGAACGGGTTTGGGGCTTTCAATTAGTAAGGCGATGACCGAACAAATGGGGGGCACTATCGGTTTTCAATCCACAGAGGGAGAAGGTAGTACGTTTTACATAACTTTCCCTTATGCGGAGGTGCCTACGCGTGTTCGGCACTGAACGAATCGGACGCTTCAATGGGGCTCCTTGGTATCTAGGTATTCTGTTTGCGTGTCTGCTCGTCGCTGGCGTGGCGGGCAATATGCTACAGCTTTCGGTACTGTTTAACGTTTTTTTCGTATTTGGCTCGGTGGCTGTCATGCTAGCCGTTGCTTGGCTGGGGACATGGCCAGCGGTACTGATTGGGGTCGCCTCAGGCGTTTATACTTATGTCTTTTGGGAAAATCCCGTCACCGTCATGGTGTTCATCCTAGAGGCGCTCGTGGTCTCTTGGCTTTACCACCATAAAGTCAAAAACTTGATCATTGCTGCACTGATCTTTTGGACGGCGATCGCCGCCCCGATCGACTTTCTATTATTGCCTTTGTGGTTAGGATGGAGCCAAGAGCTAACGCTGCTGGTGTATTTAAAACAAGCCATTAACGGTGTTTTCAACGCGGTCATCGCTAGCGCGATCATTATTGTTTGTGGGCTATCTCAACGGTCTTGGCTGCCGACGGCAGGGGCTTTATTAAGGCTCAAACATCTGCTGTTTTGTGCCCTATTGTCGGTCACATTGATGACGGGTATTCCGCTGATTCTGTACGAAGGCCATGCCATGCGTCAGGGGCAAGAAAACTTTGTCAACCAAACGCTCAATGCCATGGGCAACGAGCTGGTGGGGCGTTTGTCGGAACCCGGAGCCGATCAGCGTTTCGTTTACCATATTGGTCGAGTAAGGGCAGATAGCAACGTCAATATTGGACTACTCGATGCAGAGGGTGAGCTGCTGGCACAGGTAGGTCATCTCAACTCACTAACGCTGGCATCTGGAGATGAACTCATCGATCTAGACGAGCGCATGCGTATGTGGCTTCCAGGCAATTTGGATAACCCGGCCGTTCGCTTTTCTCAGGGGTTTTATACACTACAGTTACCTGCCCGCGGCGTAGGAGGTGTCGATCACGTATTGTTAGAGACGCCGGCACTGCCTACCGTGCGTGCCATGGAAGCTTATCGGACCGTTTTGTTTGCCATGTTAGCGGCAGTATTGATCTTTGGCATCGTGGCGGCTGAACTCTTGAGCCGTATGATTACTCAGCCGCTAACCCGTCTCGGCAAAAAAGGGCGGACGCTGAGCGATTCGATTGCCAAAGGCAAAACGCCCAAACTTCCCGACAGTCGCATCGTCGAGTTCCAACAGCTATCTAATTTATTGGGTGCAATGAGCGCGGAACTCAGCGATGCGTTCAAACGCCTTCGCCATACGCAGAGCAATTTAGAGCGCGAGGTCGATCAACGCACCAGAGCACTCGCCAGTAGCAATGATTTGCTGAGCTCGGTGCTCGATGCTGCCGTGGATTTTGCCATTATCGCCATGGATACCCAGGGAGTGATCAAGCTGTTCAACAAAGGTGCTGAAGACCTTTTGGGATATCAGGCGAGCGAGGTCATCGGAGTGCAAACTCCTATGCTGTTTCACGATGCCGATGAAGTCGAACAGCGGCTCCTCGAACTGAGCCAGAGTGCAGGCCATACCTTGATGCCCTTGGAGGTGTTTACCCACCGGGCTGCCCTGGAAAAGCGCGATGTCAACGAGTGGACCTATCTGACCCGCGCGGGCGATCGTGTGCCCATCAAGCTGGTGGTGACCGCTATTAAAGATCAGCAAGGCACGATTACCGGTTACTTGGGCATCGCCGAAGATATTTCTGAATCGAAGCGCGTCGAGCAAATGAAAAACGAGTTTGTCTCGACCGTGAGTCATGAGCTGCGTACGCCGCTTACGTCCATTTCGGGAGCGCTGGGTATGGTCGCTGCCGGGGCGCTTGGCAGCGTGCCGGATACCGTCATGCGTATGGTCAACATCGCGCATAAAAATAGTCAGCGGCTCACCCACTTGATCAACGATCTGCTCGATATCGAAAAAATAGCCGCCGGTAAACTGGCGTTCGATATGCAGTGGCAGTCGCTACAGCGTTTACTGGAGAGTGCCATCGAGGAGAATCGCCACTATCGCCATGAGCGGCAGGTGACGTTGACGCTGGATAATCCTCATTCGGATACACAGGTGCGTGTCGATGGTCAGCGGCTTCGTCAGGTCATGGCGAACTTGCTCTCCAATGCCGTGAAGTTTTCGCCGGAGGGAGGGGAAGTCCAAATCAGTGTCGATAAGCAAGACCATAAGATTACGGTGACCGTCAAAGACGATGGGCCAGGAATTCCTGACCACTTCAAAGGCCATATTTTTAGTAAGTTCGCACAAGTCGATGCCTCCGACTCGCGAGCGAAAGGGGGAACGGGGCTGGGTTTGGCGATTACGCGCGAGCTAATCGAGCACATGGAAGGTGAGATGGGCTTCGATTCAGAAGAGGGCAAGGGTAGCTGTTTCTGGTTCTCCCTGCCTCTTCATCCTTCGGATACCCTTAGTGATTCGCGGGGCGCTGACGCGGGCCGAGTGCTGGTGATCGAGGATGATCCTTCCGTCGTGCGTGTTCTGTTTGAAACATTGGCTCAAGCCGGTTTCGAAGTGGACTCTGCCTTGAACGGTGCCATGGCGCTGGAGAAACTGGCCAACCAACGCTATGACGCCATCACCGTCGATATTGGGCTACCCGACATGAGCGGTTTCGATGTGATTCATGCGCTGCGACAGCAGCGGGCGTCGAAGCATACTCCCGTTATGGTGGTGACGGGGAGCATGGAGCGAGGAAGTGTCGCTTTGGAAGGTCATTTAGAGGACATCGCCTGGTTGGCAAAACCCATTCAGACTGAACAACTGCTAGCACTACTCAGCGAGCAGTTGCAGACTCATCAAGAGCGCTTGAGGCTGCTGCATATCGAGGATGACCCCGACCTCCATGCGGTCATACGCGCCATGCTGGATGCGCATGAAGAGTGTGATCACGCGGTGAGCGTGGCCATGGCACGTCGCCACTTAGCCTATCGACGCTACGATGCCATTATTTTGGATATTGGTCTGCCTGACGGCGAAGGTTGGGATTTACTAGAGCAGATTCGTGAAGAGCAGCCCCACGCGCGAATCATTATCCTATCTGGGCAGTCCATCAGTGAAGCAGATCAACATCGTGTCGAGACGGTGTTCTTGAAATCGCGCATTAGTCCGACAGAGTTGCTCGAGGCAATTCAACAACGAACCCAACTGGTCCAGATGGTGGATAACGAATGAGCAGCTTAGAGCGTATTTTGTATGTAGAAGATGATCCTGATATCCAAACGGTAGCGACACTTGCTCTCGAAGTCGTCGGTGGTTTTAACGTCAAAGTCTGTGCTTCAGGGGAGCAGGCATTGGAAGAAGCCGAAGCGTTCGCCCCAGACATGATTCTACTCGATGTCATGATGCCTGGTATGGATGGGCCATCGACTCTAGCGGCGTTGCGTCAACGCTCGAGTCTCGAGAAAGTGCCCATCGCGTTCATGACCGCCAAAGTACAACCCCACGAGGTGGATCAACTCATCGCACTCGGTGCCGAAAGCGTGATTGCCAAACCGTTCGATCCCATGACCCTGGCTAATCAAGTTCGCACTCTTTGGGAGCAGGCGTGTGGCAAATCATGATCAACAGTCGCTAGAGCACAAACTGGCACTGCTCAAACAAACCTATCAGCATAATCTGCAAGCCGAATTGGCATCGTTGTGCAGTGTGCTCACGCGTTTGCAGCAAACGTTACGTGCTCAGCTAATGGTCACCACCGAAGCCCCGTCCAGTGGCGACCCACAAGCCCCTCGGGATACGTTGACCGATGTCTACCATCGACTACACAAACTGGCAGGGTCGGCAGGGACGTTTGGTTTCGATACGATCGGCAGCCAAGCACGGCTGTTGGAAAATGGCCTTAAGCGCTGGCTGGAGGAGAGCGATCAAGCCATCGATCTTCAGCTCGTCAACGTGGTGAGTAGCCAATTACAGTCGATGCAAATCGAGCTCGTGCCTAGTTTGCAGCAGACGCCTAGCGTTGATGGGCCTCAAGAAATCAACGGCACATCCGCTAAGATTTGGCTGATCGAAGAAGATGACGAGCTCGGTAAGCATATCCGTGAACAGTTGATGAACTTCAGTTATGACGTCCGTCTTTTCGACTCTGTGCCAGAGGCGTGCCAAGCGATCGCCAAACAGTCTCCCGATATTTTGATCGTAGACGCCATGGCAGGCGTGGGACACCTTGCACCGTTGCAAGCGCTCTCTTGCCCACTACTTTTCATCAGCGACTGTGACTCCTTCGATGCACGTATGCGAGCGGCACAGTTAAATGCGCATGGCTATTTTTTGAAGCCACTGAACATACCGCAATTGGTGAACCGTCTGGAGCAGCTTCTTCAAGAGCGTCAATCGCCACCCGCTCGTATTCTCGTTGTGGACGACGACCAACAGCTGGCGGCTTATTACCAGCTCGTGCTAGAAGCCGCGGGGATGGAAGTGCGCATCCTCGACAATCCCCGCCATATCATCGATCAACTCGCCTCGTTTAGACCCGAGCTCTTACTGATGGATGTGCACATGCCGGATTACGATGGCCCTGATTTAGCGTCAGTGGTTCGGCAGTATGACGAGTGGAGTAGTCTGCCCATCGTCTTCTTATCGGCAGAGATGGACTTAGGTAAGCAGGTAGATGCGCTCAGCCACGGAGCCGATGACTTCCTCACCAAGCCCATTCTCGCTGCGCAGCTGGTAGCCTCGATTCGTGTGCGCGTGGCCCGCTCACGCACACTGTCGGCGCTGCTCAATAAAGACAGTCTGACCGGGCTGCTCAAGCATGCCAGCATTAAAAGTGCCGCGATCAACGAGATATGTCGTGGCTTCCGACAGCACTATTCGGTGGTGGTCGCCATGGTGGACATCGACCATTTCAAATCGGTGAACGATACCTATGGCCATGCCACAGGGGACGTCGTTATTGCGTCGGTTGCGACGCTGCTGCGTCAGCGCCTACGCCAAACCGATATGATTGGCCGGTATGGGGGCGAGGAGTTTTTAGTGGTGCTGCCACACTGCAGCGCAGAGGACGGTCGGAAGCGCTTGGAAGACATTCGCCAATACTTTTCTCGCCTGCGCTTTAACCAAGGGGAGCAGGAGTTTGCGTGCACGCTCTCGGCGGGTATGGTCTGTAGTACCGACGTATCAGAGGACAACAGAGACCGACTCTTGGTCTTAGCAGATGAAGCGCTTTACCGAGCCAAGCGCGGCGGCCGCAATCAAGTTAGCCAGTAACGCTAGTTGCTGGTGGCGGTTGAGTGATTCGTTATGAAGCAATGCAGCAAAAAATGCGCGCCGTTGGTGCGCTTTTTCATGGAGTAAAAAGAGAAAGGGCGCTTTTGGCACTCATTTATTTAGCAAGATTATGTTTTTTAAAGGAAATTATTTTATTGGCACACAGCTCGCAATATAAAAGGTAACTCGCAAATGAATAGAGTCATTAAGGTCTCGATGCAACCGGCACTCAATGCTCTCCCTTCTTTGCAACGTTGCCGCGGCGCTGCCCGGCAATACACCGAGTGAGCTGGCGTGCTCCACCTGGGTCCCCTTCGGGGGACTTTTTTTATGCTCGTTTGTCAAGCGCGATAGTTAACAAAAGCTATCAGAGCCAGAAAACCTATAATAAAATTTCACATGAAATTTGGAAACGGTGTTCTTATACTATATATTGTATAGGTTAGCTGGCGTTGACCAGCATCAATCCCAAGCAAGATGCAAGAGGATGACCCTGATGAGCAAAATGAAATTGATCACCGCCGCTATCGTGTCTGCCAGTGCCGTCATGGCGAGCCAAGCCGTCATGGCCTACGAAGCAGGCGATGTGTTTGTTCGCGGCGGTGTTGCCCAAACGGATACGGGCTCAGGTAACGGCAATGTTGGCGGTGCGGACCTCAACGTACAAAGCGCACGTG from Halomonas meridiana encodes the following:
- a CDS encoding 2,3-butanediol dehydrogenase; its protein translation is MSQSTDQSQMQAAVWYAAKDLRVEQVPVPTIDDPHAVKVKVAACGICGSDLHEYAAGPIFIPVGKPHPISGGQAPIIMGHEFAGEVVEVGEKVTRVKVGDRVAIEPILSPNKDGAYQMERYNLTPLLGFHGLSGGGGGFSEFTVMGEHMVHKLPDDLSFEQGALVEPAAVALHAVRQSSLKAGDSAVVFGAGPIGLMTIEALKAAGAAQIYAVEVAPSRKAKAEVLGAIVVDPQQENAVEKLHALSGGGVDVAFEVTGIPAVLNQALHSTHEGGEVVVVSIWESEASFQPNDLVIKERTMKGIIAYRHVYPAVMALMQRGYFRAEDMVTQRIPLADIVEEGFEALLNDKAQVKIIVTP
- a CDS encoding SDR family oxidoreductase, whose protein sequence is MTSPCTYYVTGGAQGIGLGIAHTLLAKGHRVVITDIDGEALDAAAQRLPHPSQLLTLTADVSDEAQVMASLEKSVNHFGQLNGIVHNAGIADPFHGPVEQLSLETWQAYLDTNLTGAFLCAKHGAAYLRPHGGSMVLMASSRAIQSEPDTEAYAASKGGIVALTHALAVSLGPDVRVNAISPGWIEVGDWQKPSRQQSVEHRDIDREQHPAGRVGTPEDIASLTHFLLSKESGFITGQNFVVDGGMTRKMIYAE
- a CDS encoding response regulator; the encoded protein is MFGTERIGRFNGAPWYLGILFACLLVAGVAGNMLQLSVLFNVFFVFGSVAVMLAVAWLGTWPAVLIGVASGVYTYVFWENPVTVMVFILEALVVSWLYHHKVKNLIIAALIFWTAIAAPIDFLLLPLWLGWSQELTLLVYLKQAINGVFNAVIASAIIIVCGLSQRSWLPTAGALLRLKHLLFCALLSVTLMTGIPLILYEGHAMRQGQENFVNQTLNAMGNELVGRLSEPGADQRFVYHIGRVRADSNVNIGLLDAEGELLAQVGHLNSLTLASGDELIDLDERMRMWLPGNLDNPAVRFSQGFYTLQLPARGVGGVDHVLLETPALPTVRAMEAYRTVLFAMLAAVLIFGIVAAELLSRMITQPLTRLGKKGRTLSDSIAKGKTPKLPDSRIVEFQQLSNLLGAMSAELSDAFKRLRHTQSNLEREVDQRTRALASSNDLLSSVLDAAVDFAIIAMDTQGVIKLFNKGAEDLLGYQASEVIGVQTPMLFHDADEVEQRLLELSQSAGHTLMPLEVFTHRAALEKRDVNEWTYLTRAGDRVPIKLVVTAIKDQQGTITGYLGIAEDISESKRVEQMKNEFVSTVSHELRTPLTSISGALGMVAAGALGSVPDTVMRMVNIAHKNSQRLTHLINDLLDIEKIAAGKLAFDMQWQSLQRLLESAIEENRHYRHERQVTLTLDNPHSDTQVRVDGQRLRQVMANLLSNAVKFSPEGGEVQISVDKQDHKITVTVKDDGPGIPDHFKGHIFSKFAQVDASDSRAKGGTGLGLAITRELIEHMEGEMGFDSEEGKGSCFWFSLPLHPSDTLSDSRGADAGRVLVIEDDPSVVRVLFETLAQAGFEVDSALNGAMALEKLANQRYDAITVDIGLPDMSGFDVIHALRQQRASKHTPVMVVTGSMERGSVALEGHLEDIAWLAKPIQTEQLLALLSEQLQTHQERLRLLHIEDDPDLHAVIRAMLDAHEECDHAVSVAMARRHLAYRRYDAIILDIGLPDGEGWDLLEQIREEQPHARIIILSGQSISEADQHRVETVFLKSRISPTELLEAIQQRTQLVQMVDNE
- a CDS encoding diguanylate cyclase, whose amino-acid sequence is MANHDQQSLEHKLALLKQTYQHNLQAELASLCSVLTRLQQTLRAQLMVTTEAPSSGDPQAPRDTLTDVYHRLHKLAGSAGTFGFDTIGSQARLLENGLKRWLEESDQAIDLQLVNVVSSQLQSMQIELVPSLQQTPSVDGPQEINGTSAKIWLIEEDDELGKHIREQLMNFSYDVRLFDSVPEACQAIAKQSPDILIVDAMAGVGHLAPLQALSCPLLFISDCDSFDARMRAAQLNAHGYFLKPLNIPQLVNRLEQLLQERQSPPARILVVDDDQQLAAYYQLVLEAAGMEVRILDNPRHIIDQLASFRPELLLMDVHMPDYDGPDLASVVRQYDEWSSLPIVFLSAEMDLGKQVDALSHGADDFLTKPILAAQLVASIRVRVARSRTLSALLNKDSLTGLLKHASIKSAAINEICRGFRQHYSVVVAMVDIDHFKSVNDTYGHATGDVVIASVATLLRQRLRQTDMIGRYGGEEFLVVLPHCSAEDGRKRLEDIRQYFSRLRFNQGEQEFACTLSAGMVCSTDVSEDNRDRLLVLADEALYRAKRGGRNQVSQ
- a CDS encoding GAF domain-containing protein → MVESERARLLALHSLAILDTPPEERFDRITRLATSIFDVDIALVSLVDEERQWFKSRQGISLTQTCRKESFCAHAIQGESIFEIEDASQDSRFADNVLVTARRGIRFYAGVPLTTANGFRVGTLCIIHPEPRRLSPSQRQVLTDLAACVEDEINRIGLENELTRVNDVKRQLADDESRQRSLVDALAALNDISTSNHLGIDRQFQEALALGCRYLNLQIGIISRIHRGVFEVVAVTAPKDVTLAAGQCLPLANTYCDMTLKTSGLLAVHDTTESDLRHHPCYDTFGLKAYMGSSIQLGDQLFGTVSFSSADPRQHRFAETDTLFIKLLSRWIGSALDRQRVDALKSEFVSTVSHELRTPLTAMAGGLKLVLGGATGELPESTHKMLSMALKNGERLSLLINDLLDIEKLLAGQLNVICQPRELGELLKAALLENQPYADQHGVALRLETLSKDRFINVDVLRFQQVMANLLSNAAKFSRLNSDVVIYCDEFDKEIRINVKDSGCGIPEAFRGRIFQKFSQADASDRRVKGGTGLGLSISKAMTEQMGGTIGFQSTEGEGSTFYITFPYAEVPTRVRH
- a CDS encoding response regulator, with the protein product MSSLERILYVEDDPDIQTVATLALEVVGGFNVKVCASGEQALEEAEAFAPDMILLDVMMPGMDGPSTLAALRQRSSLEKVPIAFMTAKVQPHEVDQLIALGAESVIAKPFDPMTLANQVRTLWEQACGKS